The DNA segment TCAAGATACTGGTGAAGTGATCCCTGGTGAGAATGTTGAATCTGAAGAGCTGTTCGATGTGCCAAACAACgaagttccacaaattgtcactTATATGCCAAATGTCTGACCTTTGAAACTATTGATACAATCAAAGGTGTCGGTGCAATCAGATGTATCTCCACCTTTACCTTTTCCATAAAGATTCAGGGAGAAAGAGTCGGATAAGCAATACCAATAGTTCCTAAACACACTGAAGCAACTTCAGgtcaatattcctttagtagaCGCTCTTGTGCAAATTCTTAATTATGGGAAATCTATAAAGGAGCTTTTGTTCAAGAAGGAAAAGCTTAATGATatggaaactattgcactcacaaAAGGCTGTAGTGTTGTTTTGACAAATAAGTTGCCCCATAAAATGAAAGATCTTGAGAGCTTTACTATCCCTTGTTCAACTGGAAACCATTATTTGGACAAGGCTTTAtgtgacttgggagctagcatcaACTTAATGCCATTATCTACTTTCCAAAAGTTGGGAATTGATAACATGAAACCTACTGCTGTGACATTGCAACTAGTTGATTGATCCTTGACTCAACCTGAAAGGCAAATCAAAGATATCTTAGTTCGTGTGGATACATTCATTTTTCTggttgattttatcatacttgactgcgaggcagacaaggaggttcccataatcttgggacAACCATTTTTACCACCGAAtgaactcttattgatgtttacaaaggtgaGCTGACCATGCGACTTAATGATGAGCACATTACCTTCAGTATTTACGAATCTATTCAATACAAGGATAAAGAATAATGTCATACCAtcgatgtgctagatgatctaattgaggaagaattcaatgaccaaagaATAATACTTTCTGACGAGTTTGCAGTAACATCTAATGATAAATTCTTAGATAATTGTGACAGCATGGTTAAAGCTAATAATATTGAACTCAAGCATGGATGgtagattgaatccttagacttagcCAATAGAACAGGACCAATTCTCAAGCCATCTATCGACGAAAATTTGCCTCTGGAATTGAAACCATTGCCTACTCATCTTAAATACGTCTTTCTGGGTGATAACAATACTCTTGTAGTTATTGTCTCTGCAACACTagatgtaactcaagaagagaaattggtccatattcttaagcaacataaaTAAGCTATTTCTTGGAGTATTGCTAATAAAAGGCATTAGTCTatctttttgcatgcacaagatcaagttggaagatgaaggtAAGCAATCGATTGAGAAACAAAGGGGATTAAACAAGAAGATGAAAgaagttgttaagaaagaaattataaaatggcttgatgctggaattatttaccctatttctaatagcaattgggtaagtccagtgtaATGCGTTtctaaaaagagtggcatcaaTGTGGTTAGCAATGACATTGACTAATTAATTCCTACACGTATTCTTACGGGATGGCGAGTCTATATGGATTATTTAATGCTGGCACAAGGAAAGACCACTTCccacttcctttcattgaccaaatgttggacagGCTTGCTAGAAGAGCCTATTCCTACTTCTTAGATGGCTATTCTGGGTACAATCAATTTTCTATTGCATCGAAGGATTAAGATAAAACAACGTTCACCTGTCCCTTTAGTACTTTTGCTTTTTGTCGTATGCCTTTTGATCTTTGCAATGCACcaaccacatttcaaaggtgcatgatggcaatattctcgAATATGATTGAAGAATgtttagaggtttttatggatgatttctcagtccATGGGAATAATTTTGATCCCTGcactgacaatttggataaagtattgaAGTGATGTGAAGACACATATCTTtttctaaattgggaaaaataccATTTCATGGCAAttgaaggcattgtgttaggccaccgcatctctagtcaaggcattgaagtagacaaagctaaAATGGAAATCATTGATAAATTACCTCCACCGACAAATGTGAAAGGCATTCACAGTTTTCTTGGGCATTCGGGGTTTTATTAAGGATTTATTAGAGATTTCTTGAAAATTGTAAAACCCTTATGCTCTTTGTTGGAACAGAATCGAAAACTATTTTTTGACGATGCATGTCTGGATGCATTTATTCAATTAAAGAAGCAGCTAGTAAATGCACTCACTGTCGCTGCACTAGATTGGTCTCAATattttgaagttatgtgcgatgcaagcAACTTTGCTGTGGGTGTTGTTCTAAGACAAcagaagggaaaaatatttcaggccatctattatgctagctaaactcttacagaggctcaaTAAAATTATACCACTACAGAGAAAGAATTTGTGGCTGTAATCTTTTCTTTCAACAAGTTTCATTCTTATCTTGTCAACATAAAGATTACTGTATTTATTGATCACTCATCATTGAGATATCTTTTTGCGAAGAAGGATGTAAAACCAAGACTGATACGCTGGATCTTATTGTTGCAAGAATTCGACATCAAGGTAAAAGACCGAAAGGTTTAAAGAATCAAGTTACAGACCATCTGTCTAGATGGGAAGTTGGCAGTGAATatggaaacatacttcaaattatCGATGCATTACTAGATGAAAAGTTATTTGTTGTAGATGCAACCCCTTGGTATGCAGAtttggttaattatctagtgtgtggaaaactcccattgggtgtaaaaggccataaaaaagaaagatttattTATGAAGTAGTGAAGTATGATTGGAACGAGTCATATTTATTaaaggtatgcaatgacaacatcatTCGGAGTTGTGTTCCGGAAGAGGAGATGCTTTAAATCCTGAAGCActgtcatgatgctccttatggaggtcatttTGGAGGCATGCAAACTACTTCTAAGGCTCTCCAATCAAGATTCTACTGACCTTCATTATTAAAAGATGTCCACAATTTTATGAATCAATGTGATAGGTGTTAGCGCACTGGTTATATACCTTGACTCAATGAAATGTTAGTGcagccaattatggaggttgaattgtTCGATGTTTTGGTTATGGATTTTATGAGACCATTTCTGaattcatttggaaatctttatatattagtagctgtTGACTACGTCTCGAAGTGGGTTAAAATTGTTGCAGTCtcaaaggatgatgcaaagacagtgcttaaagtttttcacaagcatatactcacctGCTTTGGctcaccaaaggcattgattagtgatcagggtacactctttcattgcaaccaagtgctAGTTGCGCTaaagagatatggagttaatcatagagTGGCTACTATTTATCATCCATAAACTAATGGACAAGTCGAAGTACCGAatcgaaaaattaaaaacattcttgagaaggttgtaaacccttcaaggaaagattggtcttccaGGCTGGATGATGTTTTATAGGCATTGTAGACAACATAAAAAACTCCAATAGGGATGTCAtcgtatcaattggtttttggaaAAACATGTCGCTTGCCAATTAAACTGGAGCACAAAGCAGTGTGGGctattaagcaagtgaacatggactataaAGCTGCTAGAAAGAAAAGGTTGTTGGATATCACTGGACTAGAGGAGATTAGGAAAAATGCCTatgaaaatgttgcaatttaaaaggaaaagaccaaacgatggcatgacaaaattattttttagcgACAATGTATCGCGGTCaacaatttttattattcaattctagactAAAATGGCACCCGGGTAAATTACGCTCACGTTGGTCTGGACTTTTTGAAGTTGTCGAAGTATTCCTCATGGTACAGTCACAATTAGAGATTTACATGATGGACACCAGTTCAAAGTGAATGGACAGCGGTTGAAACACTATTTTGGGAATATTAATCAAAAGTAGGCAGAGAACATTAAATTGgtcgaaaaattttaattttattgaatttatcattatgtgattttattttaatttttttgttttttgttcaagtttgttttacttcttttttttttttgcataataattaggtaccattgtcgaTGCACTTTGTCTTTATTGTCAACGTAGTTCATACTATTGTACTGTCACTTATGACTGATCAAGAATGAGGCATATCAGACATTTCAGATCCTACCGTTTGGTCAAAAAAAACCTAGTCATCTGATCTGTCTAAGCGGGCATAATTCTCAGTGGACATATTATTCCCGCCAGCTTTATATCCCTTCACAAAATTCATGCCTTTCTATCTTCTTATTTCACTTGCTATA comes from the Gossypium hirsutum isolate 1008001.06 chromosome A06, Gossypium_hirsutum_v2.1, whole genome shotgun sequence genome and includes:
- the LOC107963351 gene encoding uncharacterized protein is translated as MREHMTRIEVIVQGNSSSIRLRGKEHHKAITLRSGKQTVESTTDSTIAPQDTGEVIPGENVESEELFDVPNNEVPQIVTYMPNVNIPLVDALVQILNYGKSIKELLFKKEKLNDMETIALTKGCSVVLTNKLPHKMKDLESFTIPCSTGNHYLDKALCDLGASINLMPLSTFQKLGIDNMKPTAVTLQLVD